A genome region from Mesorhizobium sp. WSM2240 includes the following:
- a CDS encoding DUF6074 family protein has product MGVVAFPLYRRGKLVTGIAGVLRAIHGEEANVFWRETAKTLAQQLVAAGVEYGAARDEIRTLLRVVLAELQTGMSARADR; this is encoded by the coding sequence ATGGGTGTGGTTGCATTTCCGTTGTACCGCCGGGGAAAGCTGGTCACAGGCATTGCGGGTGTTCTGCGGGCAATACATGGCGAGGAGGCCAACGTGTTTTGGCGCGAGACTGCCAAGACGCTCGCGCAGCAGCTTGTCGCCGCTGGCGTAGAGTACGGCGCCGCTCGGGACGAAATTCGCACTCTCCTGCGCGTTGTCCTTGCGGAGCTTCAGACCGGAATGAGCGCGCGCGCGGATCGGTAG
- a CDS encoding cold-shock protein: MGKYRNHREPRHQRLQHDATDDHTQEPTYFQRQTSANSASADIAAEVLWFNAQKGFGFVKLADGSEAYLHISKLQASGHAAVHEGAYLRVRIEAGPKGPQVAQVLTVSGGTKRSSDTGRRDGRVAPKGATRAEVPEQESAGAVKWYNATKGFGFISLEDSGRDVFVHATALTGSGLIGLDEGQKVIVRYAQGQKGLEARTIHPA, from the coding sequence ATGGGCAAATACCGAAATCATCGCGAGCCGCGGCACCAACGCCTTCAGCACGATGCAACCGACGATCACACTCAAGAGCCAACCTATTTCCAACGTCAGACTTCAGCAAACTCAGCTTCTGCGGACATTGCTGCCGAGGTGCTTTGGTTCAACGCTCAGAAGGGTTTTGGCTTCGTCAAATTGGCGGACGGGTCTGAAGCCTACTTGCATATATCGAAATTGCAGGCCTCCGGACATGCCGCTGTTCACGAAGGGGCGTACCTTCGGGTCAGAATCGAGGCAGGCCCAAAAGGCCCACAGGTTGCGCAAGTGCTCACGGTCAGTGGCGGCACGAAGCGTTCGTCAGACACTGGACGCCGCGATGGGCGTGTTGCGCCTAAGGGCGCCACGCGGGCGGAGGTGCCGGAGCAGGAGAGCGCCGGCGCTGTCAAGTGGTACAATGCCACCAAGGGGTTCGGCTTCATCAGTCTTGAAGATAGCGGCAGGGATGTATTCGTTCATGCAACTGCTTTGACGGGCTCTGGTCTAATAGGGCTGGACGAGGGTCAGAAAGTCATTGTCAGGTATGCTCAGGGTCAGAAGGGGCTTGAGGCGCGAACTATTCATCCCGCCTAG
- a CDS encoding AraC family transcriptional regulator encodes MTQRETPNELYVESLITEFGVRLLRNYSGVKKQLPTIRGGLSAHSANTVQEFLDEIFSGKLAVAELAAVSGLSPRRFIQAFTKTFASRHTNISFAYLYASPKELLVKGNLAIAEVAYVSGFSSECHLTAAMKKYKRTMPAQVRLKR; translated from the coding sequence TTGACGCAACGGGAAACTCCAAACGAACTTTACGTTGAATCACTGATCACAGAATTCGGCGTTCGTCTTCTCCGCAATTATTCAGGGGTGAAAAAGCAGCTTCCGACTATTAGAGGCGGGCTCTCCGCTCACAGCGCAAATACGGTTCAGGAGTTCCTGGACGAGATTTTCTCCGGCAAATTGGCAGTCGCCGAGCTGGCGGCCGTCTCCGGTCTTTCGCCGCGCCGTTTCATTCAGGCATTCACCAAGACATTTGCGAGCCGCCACACGAATATCTCTTTCGCCTACCTATACGCTTCGCCGAAGGAGCTGCTGGTCAAAGGCAATTTGGCGATCGCGGAAGTTGCCTATGTCAGCGGATTTTCAAGCGAGTGCCACCTGACTGCCGCGATGAAAAAGTACAAGCGCACAATGCCAGCGCAGGTGCGACTGAAACGATAG
- a CDS encoding ParB/RepB/Spo0J family partition protein, with protein MARAIQKIAMNAAENIPYDMLVLSQKNVRRVKDGVSIEQLAEDIGRRNLLQSLNVRPVIEESGEEAGRFEVPAGGRRYLALGVLIKQKRLAKNEPIPCIVNRSSATSAEEDSLAENVHREQLHPLDQFRAFKTLSDQGLDVEEIAARFFVTPATVKQRLKLASVSPMLLDLYEQDEMKLEQIMAFSISDDHARQEQVWERVSSSHMQEPYYIKRLLTETTVRADDRRAVYVGSEAYEAAGGIILRDLFEQDAGGWFQDAALLEQLVFDKLKVDAETIRGEGWKWVEAAISFPYGHASGLRRIYGAPQELRAEEIQRYDTLKAEYDKLDAEYAEAEDYDEQVENRLEQLGAEIDVFNDRPYVYDAEQIGRAGVFVTLAANGQLQLERGFVRPEDEPRVDTEGAEDEGGHLRHNDGGANVDGNISNDTSDGDEVDEGEIKPLPDRLVYDLTAQRTLAMRNALAGDADVAFVTALHAFVLQVFHRFASDTCLEISVKNSSFPQVLGLGETPWAKEIAERHEAWDRDLPGEEHSLWQFLLNLDEASGKALFAHCVSLSLNAVLEPWGRRSRALAHADVLAGTLGFDMVSAGWTPTVDNYLGKVTKARILGAVHEARGEESVQLIDHLKKQDMAREAARLLEGSNWLPEPLRNPDDAASDVNVPVGTAADAEEKADLPAFLVEEAGVTESIATAAE; from the coding sequence ATGGCAAGGGCCATTCAGAAGATCGCAATGAATGCTGCAGAAAACATTCCCTACGACATGCTTGTTTTGTCGCAGAAGAATGTCCGGCGCGTGAAGGACGGCGTTTCCATCGAGCAGCTCGCCGAGGACATCGGCCGCCGAAACCTCCTTCAGAGCCTGAACGTCCGTCCCGTCATCGAGGAAAGTGGAGAGGAGGCCGGAAGGTTTGAGGTACCCGCCGGCGGCCGTCGCTACCTCGCGCTCGGCGTACTCATCAAGCAAAAGCGCCTGGCTAAGAACGAGCCGATTCCCTGCATCGTAAATCGCAGCAGCGCAACCTCCGCCGAAGAGGACTCGCTGGCCGAGAACGTCCATCGTGAGCAGTTGCATCCGCTCGACCAGTTTCGGGCGTTCAAGACCCTGAGCGATCAGGGCCTCGACGTTGAGGAGATCGCAGCCCGCTTCTTCGTGACACCAGCGACGGTGAAGCAGCGGCTGAAGCTCGCGTCCGTTTCGCCGATGCTGCTCGATTTGTACGAGCAGGACGAGATGAAGCTCGAGCAGATCATGGCGTTCTCGATTTCCGACGACCACGCGCGTCAGGAACAAGTTTGGGAGCGGGTCTCTAGCTCGCACATGCAGGAGCCTTACTACATCAAGCGGCTGCTGACCGAGACCACCGTTCGTGCTGACGATCGGCGGGCTGTCTATGTCGGGTCCGAGGCGTATGAGGCGGCCGGCGGCATCATCCTGCGCGACCTGTTCGAGCAGGACGCCGGGGGCTGGTTTCAAGACGCGGCCCTTCTCGAGCAGCTCGTCTTCGACAAGCTGAAGGTTGATGCGGAGACAATCCGTGGCGAAGGCTGGAAGTGGGTCGAGGCGGCGATCAGCTTCCCATACGGTCACGCGTCTGGTCTGCGGCGGATCTATGGCGCGCCGCAGGAGCTGAGAGCCGAGGAGATCCAACGCTATGACACGCTCAAGGCTGAGTATGACAAGCTTGACGCCGAATATGCCGAGGCCGAGGATTACGACGAGCAGGTCGAGAATAGATTGGAGCAGCTTGGTGCTGAGATCGATGTGTTCAATGATCGGCCCTACGTCTACGATGCCGAACAAATAGGGCGCGCAGGCGTTTTCGTGACGCTCGCAGCGAACGGCCAGCTTCAGCTCGAGCGCGGCTTTGTTCGTCCCGAGGATGAACCACGCGTCGATACCGAAGGCGCCGAGGATGAGGGTGGCCACCTCCGCCACAATGACGGCGGCGCCAACGTCGACGGAAACATCTCAAACGATACCTCCGACGGTGATGAGGTCGACGAAGGGGAGATCAAGCCACTTCCTGACCGCCTTGTCTACGACCTGACCGCGCAGCGGACGCTGGCAATGCGCAACGCACTCGCCGGCGATGCCGACGTGGCCTTCGTCACAGCACTTCATGCCTTCGTGTTGCAGGTGTTCCACCGCTTCGCCTCCGATACCTGCCTCGAGATCAGTGTGAAGAACAGCAGCTTCCCGCAGGTCCTGGGACTCGGCGAAACGCCTTGGGCCAAGGAGATTGCCGAGCGCCACGAAGCCTGGGACCGCGATCTTCCCGGCGAGGAACACAGTCTGTGGCAGTTTCTGCTCAACCTCGACGAAGCCAGCGGCAAGGCGCTTTTCGCGCACTGCGTCTCGCTATCGCTCAACGCGGTGCTTGAGCCTTGGGGCAGGCGGTCGCGTGCGCTCGCCCATGCTGACGTGCTCGCCGGCACGCTTGGCTTCGACATGGTTTCCGCCGGCTGGACACCGACCGTCGACAACTATCTCGGCAAGGTGACCAAGGCGCGCATCCTCGGAGCGGTTCACGAAGCTCGTGGCGAAGAATCCGTACAGCTGATCGATCACTTGAAGAAGCAGGATATGGCCCGCGAGGCCGCTCGCCTCCTCGAAGGATCGAATTGGCTGCCGGAACCGCTTCGCAATCCAGACGATGCGGCATCGGATGTCAATGTTCCCGTCGGCACCGCTGCTGATGCAGAGGAAAAGGCCGATCTGCCCGCCTTCCTCGTCGAGGAAGCAGGCGTCACAGAGTCGATCGCCACAGCCGCCGAATAA
- a CDS encoding DUF932 domain-containing protein, translating to MTEMEIQAPMRSARTGYKVDVRRGQRIGRVSSEWFNRPADERFLSLAELQNSVKTRSERSRTRILESGAIRVEASRDDAERLTLMLAGADEPVAPTHWSFGQLASLVGAPAAYLRQLPAPLAGINLQYGLTTHRVEQVKTLEIEEGRVELRAITGPDYGRIFDHELVEAVERIAGNGTGDTRWKVPGVLDWSTRIYNPHTVITRDTTTLYASDRDIFLFLVDDLNPIEAGRLADGSPDLYFRGFYCWNSEVGARTLGIASFYLRAVCQNRNLWGVEDFEEITIRHSKYAASRFASEAEPALIQFADSSPMPFVNGIRAARERIVARNDEDRTAFLRKRGFSKAEAMKIIETVLVEEGRPPESVFDFVQGITRFARDKPHQDARLDIEGKAKKLLDLAA from the coding sequence ATGACTGAAATGGAAATTCAGGCTCCCATGCGGAGCGCGCGCACCGGCTACAAGGTGGATGTGCGACGCGGCCAACGGATCGGACGCGTATCCTCGGAATGGTTCAACCGCCCGGCCGACGAACGCTTTTTGTCCTTAGCGGAACTCCAGAACTCGGTGAAAACCCGATCCGAGCGAAGCCGCACCCGGATATTGGAGAGCGGAGCGATCCGTGTCGAAGCCAGCCGCGACGACGCCGAACGGCTGACGCTCATGCTGGCAGGCGCGGATGAACCCGTTGCGCCGACCCACTGGAGCTTCGGGCAACTGGCCAGCCTGGTTGGCGCTCCGGCCGCCTATCTGCGCCAGCTGCCGGCTCCGCTCGCCGGCATCAATCTCCAATACGGACTCACAACGCACCGAGTCGAACAGGTGAAGACCTTGGAGATCGAAGAGGGCCGAGTCGAGCTGCGTGCCATCACCGGCCCGGACTATGGCCGCATTTTCGACCACGAATTGGTCGAGGCCGTGGAGCGCATTGCCGGTAACGGCACAGGCGATACCCGATGGAAGGTGCCTGGCGTTCTCGATTGGTCGACACGGATCTACAACCCGCACACCGTCATCACGAGGGACACGACGACGCTCTATGCATCCGATCGCGACATCTTCCTCTTTTTGGTCGACGACCTCAATCCGATCGAAGCCGGTAGGCTGGCGGATGGCTCCCCCGACCTCTATTTCCGGGGGTTCTACTGTTGGAACTCGGAAGTCGGTGCCCGCACGCTCGGAATCGCCAGCTTCTATCTCCGTGCCGTATGCCAGAACCGCAATCTCTGGGGCGTGGAAGATTTCGAGGAGATTACCATTCGGCACTCCAAATACGCCGCCTCGCGTTTCGCATCCGAGGCGGAACCGGCCCTGATCCAGTTCGCCGACTCCTCGCCCATGCCGTTTGTTAACGGCATCAGGGCGGCGCGGGAGCGGATCGTCGCCCGCAATGACGAAGACCGAACAGCGTTCCTCCGCAAACGTGGCTTCTCGAAAGCCGAGGCCATGAAGATCATCGAGACCGTCCTGGTCGAGGAAGGTCGTCCCCCGGAAAGCGTCTTCGACTTTGTACAAGGCATTACGCGCTTCGCGCGAGACAAGCCGCATCAGGATGCGCGGTTGGACATAGAGGGCAAGGCGAAGAAGCTCCTCGATCTCGCAGCCTGA
- a CDS encoding DUF1173 domain-containing protein: MRRFRIGGGVYEDEGRDLQAALAGAYARRERPLCLCREPGCPMYIAQIGELYVVKRMPLSGDGHDPACDSYETPCELSGLGALMGSAIQLNAQSGMAALKLEFNLSKTGRRAAPAPTGERSVRVSGDPRKLSLRGLLHYLWHEAELTVWTSRWSGKRHWWTVRWHLLEAAKQMIVKGGLLSDVLFVPEPFRADNKDAIEQRRSAALAPALPPKSGPRKLMVLVGEVKEFATTRLGQKLVVKHLPGFPFLLDDGLHRRLQARFEGEFSLWAADQASHLVAVATFGLNPAGLAVIEEIALMVVTENWIPYESIQEKRLVDSLARMREKSVKGLRYNLQPQQPIANVLLQNRESPVALYIVPAETDEIFEANLQDMIAGRPEMDTWMWRVGDGDMPPLP, from the coding sequence ATGCGGCGGTTCAGGATCGGCGGAGGCGTCTATGAAGATGAAGGGCGGGATCTGCAGGCGGCGCTGGCGGGCGCATACGCGCGCAGGGAACGTCCGCTATGCCTGTGTCGAGAGCCAGGCTGCCCCATGTACATTGCGCAGATTGGCGAACTTTATGTCGTCAAGCGCATGCCACTCAGCGGCGACGGACATGATCCGGCCTGCGACTCCTATGAAACGCCTTGCGAACTCTCCGGCCTCGGCGCGCTGATGGGCAGCGCGATCCAACTCAATGCGCAAAGCGGTATGGCCGCGCTGAAGCTGGAGTTCAACTTGTCGAAGACAGGACGCCGAGCAGCGCCTGCACCGACGGGTGAACGTTCCGTCAGGGTGTCGGGAGACCCGAGGAAGTTGTCGCTGCGGGGCTTGCTGCACTATCTCTGGCACGAAGCCGAGCTGACTGTGTGGACCTCACGATGGAGCGGCAAGCGGCATTGGTGGACAGTCCGATGGCACCTTCTCGAGGCTGCAAAGCAGATGATTGTCAAGGGCGGGCTTCTCTCGGACGTGCTTTTCGTGCCCGAACCGTTTCGGGCCGACAACAAGGACGCGATCGAGCAACGCCGGAGTGCTGCCCTTGCCCCGGCACTCCCGCCGAAATCAGGACCACGCAAGCTGATGGTGCTCGTTGGTGAGGTGAAGGAGTTCGCGACGACGCGATTGGGCCAGAAGCTCGTGGTCAAACACCTGCCCGGCTTTCCCTTCCTACTGGATGATGGCCTACATCGTCGGCTGCAGGCGCGGTTCGAAGGGGAGTTTTCGCTTTGGGCGGCAGACCAGGCTTCCCACCTCGTCGCGGTGGCCACGTTCGGGCTCAACCCAGCGGGATTGGCCGTCATCGAGGAGATCGCGCTGATGGTCGTCACCGAGAACTGGATCCCTTACGAATCGATCCAGGAGAAAAGACTGGTCGATAGCCTCGCCAGAATGCGGGAAAAGAGCGTGAAGGGCTTACGTTACAACCTTCAGCCCCAACAGCCGATCGCTAATGTGCTGTTGCAGAACAGGGAGAGCCCGGTTGCGCTCTACATCGTCCCGGCAGAAACGGATGAAATATTCGAGGCCAATCTTCAGGACATGATCGCCGGGCGACCGGAGATGGATACTTGGATGTGGCGCGTAGGTGACGGCGACATGCCACCGCTGCCATGA